A genomic stretch from Oncorhynchus masou masou isolate Uvic2021 unplaced genomic scaffold, UVic_Omas_1.1 unplaced_scaffold_4039, whole genome shotgun sequence includes:
- the LOC135534862 gene encoding unconventional myosin-X-like has protein sequence MHQSSIDGVEDMSTLAELHEAAIMHNLYQRYQKDSIYTNIGSILAAVNPYKQIPGMYDLDRVELYSRHHIGQLPPHIFAVANECYRCIWKRHDSQCVLISGESGAGKTESTKLLLQFLSVMSQNSAGMPPSEKTTPVEQSIVQSSPIMEAFGNAKTVYNNNSSRFGKFIQLHFSQSGNIHGGCIVDCILLSLSLVPPH, from the exons ATGCATCAGTCCAGTATAGATGGGGTGGAGGACATGTCCACTCTGGCAGAACTACACGAAGCTGCCATCATGCACAACCTCTACCAGCGCTACCAGAAGGACAGCATCTAT accaaCATAGGCAGTATCCTGGCGGCGGTGAACCCTTATAAACAGATCCCAGGCATGTATGACCTAGATAGAGTTGAGCTGTACAGTCGACACCACATCGGACAACTCCCGCCCCATATCTTCGCTGTAGCCAATGAGTGTTACCGCTGCATCTGGAAACGACACGACAGCCAATGCGTCCTCATCAG tggggAGTCGGGGGCTGGTAAGACAGAGAGCACCAAGCTGCTGCTCCAGTTCCTGTCTGTGATGAGCCAGAACTCTGCTGGGATGCCTCCTTCTGAGAAGACCACACCAGTGGAGCAGTCCATCGTTcagagcag TCCTATCATGGAGGCGTTTGGGAATGCCAAGACAGTGTACAACAACAATTCTAGTCGCTTTGGGAAGTTCATCCAGCTCCACTTCTCCCAGAGCGGGAACATCCATGGTGGATGTATCGTTgactgtatccttctctctctgtccctagtcCCTCCCCATTG